A region of Nostoc sp. 'Peltigera membranacea cyanobiont' N6 DNA encodes the following proteins:
- a CDS encoding CHAT domain-containing protein: MPSLNLAIARLLNTGTDNFAIWVVKAPYPSGYVLRDSVWPVELNQVWQEWQQMFAGHSRLDISPNSTSQSNPFPIDWISPPSSQTTGPYSSRLMQYLGMNLWRWIFDGQILGSLERSRGIAMGQHTRLRFQLEIRDPDLIALPWEIMQREPGQSAMSLSQDLLFSRTSSEVDPLPYLRTDQALSILLVLGHDEKLQLEQEAAILQQSLLDTPVGGNSQRYAPCIVNKLIQPTPQELIQELETKAYNVFFYAGHGLPGPDGGLLFLRPDMPLNGIELAQVLTRTGVKLALFNACWGAQPAAINHQAIPASSLAEVLIRHGVPAVLGMRDEIADRESHSFIQAFTEALRSHKPIDEAVALARQELLTLYKFNQPAWTLPVLYLHPDFNGELIKNLDEGITELPDTAIPDMGSLLPTASLRSLAPKGKTWLLRYGVTRIGRTKDNDIVIAEPSVSKRHAEIFCRNTLTDATLVRTYYLQDFSTYGTTWFLGPNGWQQILREEVPLKSGMQLKFGSARGETWEFIIEDS, encoded by the coding sequence ATGCCATCCCTGAATTTGGCGATCGCCCGTCTCCTAAACACTGGCACTGACAACTTCGCCATTTGGGTGGTCAAGGCTCCCTATCCGAGTGGCTACGTTTTGCGTGACTCTGTATGGCCTGTTGAACTCAATCAAGTTTGGCAAGAATGGCAGCAGATGTTTGCTGGCCATAGTCGCCTAGATATTTCCCCAAACTCCACATCTCAATCCAACCCATTCCCCATAGATTGGATTTCACCCCCTTCATCTCAGACTACTGGCCCCTACAGCAGTCGTCTGATGCAATACTTGGGAATGAATTTATGGCGCTGGATATTCGACGGGCAAATTCTCGGTAGTCTAGAACGCAGTCGCGGGATTGCTATGGGTCAGCATACACGTTTGCGCTTTCAGCTAGAAATTCGTGACCCGGATCTGATTGCTCTGCCTTGGGAAATTATGCAGCGCGAACCTGGTCAATCGGCGATGTCTCTTTCCCAAGATTTGCTATTTAGTCGTACCAGTAGCGAAGTTGACCCCTTACCTTATTTGCGAACCGATCAGGCTTTAAGTATCTTGCTAGTTTTAGGCCATGATGAAAAGCTGCAACTAGAACAAGAAGCGGCTATTTTACAGCAAAGTCTTCTAGATACACCTGTGGGTGGTAATTCCCAAAGATATGCACCTTGTATAGTAAATAAACTTATACAACCAACTCCACAGGAGTTGATTCAAGAATTAGAAACCAAAGCATACAACGTTTTCTTTTACGCTGGACATGGTTTGCCAGGGCCAGATGGAGGGTTACTATTTTTGCGACCAGACATGCCCTTGAATGGGATAGAATTGGCACAAGTTTTGACCCGTACAGGTGTGAAACTGGCGCTTTTCAACGCCTGTTGGGGCGCACAACCAGCTGCAATCAATCATCAAGCTATACCTGCCAGCAGTTTAGCAGAAGTATTGATTCGTCATGGTGTGCCTGCGGTTTTGGGGATGCGCGATGAAATCGCCGATCGCGAAAGCCATAGTTTTATTCAAGCTTTTACCGAAGCTTTGCGATCGCACAAACCAATTGATGAAGCCGTAGCACTAGCTAGGCAAGAGTTGTTGACACTGTATAAATTTAATCAACCTGCTTGGACTTTGCCTGTTCTCTACCTGCATCCAGATTTTAATGGCGAACTCATTAAGAATCTAGATGAAGGTATTACTGAACTACCAGATACAGCGATTCCTGATATGGGTTCCCTGCTTCCCACTGCTTCATTGCGATCGCTCGCTCCAAAAGGGAAAACCTGGTTACTGCGTTATGGAGTCACCCGCATCGGCCGCACGAAAGACAATGATATTGTCATCGCCGAACCATCTGTATCCAAACGCCACGCCGAAATTTTCTGCCGTAATACTCTTACTGATGCTACATTGGTACGAACTTATTATTTACAAGATTTTTCTACCTACGGGACAACCTGGTTTTTAGGGCCTAATGGCTGGCAACAAATCCTCCGAGAGGAAGTCCCTTTGAAATCGGGAATGCAGTTAAAGTTTGGAAGTGCTAGGGGTGAAACCTGGGAGTTTATTATTGAAGACTCCTAG